The sequence TTataaaatacagttttttgtgAAGTTTTAAACTATTGTAACTACAGTGTATCAATTCATTTTAGGTATTTGGCGCATGGATcagattatttttatttgtaccGCTTGTTCCGGATGGGCGTTTCGACTGTTCGCCAGATCGTCCAAGAAGTCACTGAAGTAATATGGGAAAATATGGCGGAGACATATCTACCCATATTGACGGAGGCTTTTTGTAAAAACTGCAGCGAAGGCTTCTACGAGCGTTGGGATTTCCCGAATTGTTGTGGAGCGGTCGATGGGAAGCATATAGCTATCCAATGTCCACCGAATGCGGGATCATTGTTCTACAACTATAAAAAGCAGCACTCAATCGTGCTAATGGCGATCTGCGATGCGCAATACAATTTCTTAGCTGTTGACATTGGCGCACATGGCGGTAACTCCGATGGAAGTGTGTTTGCTTCGAGCGAATTTGGCAAGTTACTTCTATCCGGAATGTTGGGATTACCTCCGCCATCAAAGTTGCCACACAGTACGATTGAATGCCCACATTTTATAGTTGGCGATGCAGCTTTCCGCTGAAACCAAGTCTGATGCGGCCCTTCCAGGCAAAAATTTGACAGAAGTGCAGAGGAATTTTAATAAAAGGCAATCCGCTGCACGCCGGCCCATCGAAAACACGTTCGGGATAATGGTGGCGAGATGGAGAATACTCAAATCTCCTTTGTGTATGTTTCCCGAATCCGCCGAAAAACTAGTTAAAGCAATAATAGTATTACATAACTTTGTGAAGAtcaaaaaaatgagcaaaaatATGCTCCACCTGAATTCGTGGATAGATTCGACGATTCAGGTAATTTGATTCCCGGAGAATGGCGTACACAAGCTCAGCCGTTACCGAGTGTTACTAGTGATGTAGTTACGCGAAGGCATAATGCACCACGTAATGCATATCACGTGCGTAATGATTTGGCAAAGTATGTGCTAGAGCATCCAGCTAAGAGAAAGTATAATGTTTAATCCTACATTTGTATAATGTTTAATCcttcatttcaatatttcaaaaatagttGTTAAGTTTATAATTCgaaaaacaaatatttcttTTAAATACTGGGgtaatttttattcaatctgTTAGAAAGACATTCAATACAGCTGTTATTATGTAGCCTTGCGAGGAAAAGCGTAAGTGTTCCAATCCGGAGACGGTgatttcgattctcggtccggtctaggatgttttcgggttggagacattctcgactccctgggcatagtgtatccattgtacttgtacACACAAGATACACACTCATGCAATTGCGGGCATAGGCTTTCAATTATTAAATGAGGAAATTCTAATAGATTACCAAgtggaaaagcaggccaagttccagttggaacgtAGAGCCATTGACGAAGAACAAGTTTATgtttggatttcttcagaaattccttctggtGTTTCGCTGGGAATTCATTCTagagtacctccaggaattcctttcggaaaagATCCTATATCTATAGTTGCTCAATGTAACTAATGTAACACCAgatggaattcttggaaaaactgaAGGGATTAATTTCCattttaagaaaaaagaaagtcccgaaggaattctgaaggatttcttgaagaaactctAAAAGAAATCCATGggggaactccaggagaagttcttgaaggaactccaggtagatttcttggaggaattcctggagaaacttcaggaattcccgaaggaactctgaTGGGATGAATTTACGAAATAACTCAAAGAGGTTTACTGTTAGATATTCAGtatgaattcttagaggaacttcaggagataTTCTTAGGAATCACCAAGGTTTCAAAATAATAGGTataattattctgtttttttttttaataattttattcgTTATATGAACATCTCTTATTACTTAACCTTTCTCTCTAATTGGGTACTACAAACTTCTGCatcaatttctggagaaactcctggaggaattcctggagtaactttagagaaattattgaaggaactccaggaggttttcttgaaggaattccaggaggaatttcaagaggaatttcgaaagaactCCGGGAATCCAGGAACTTCAGTAGGAGCTCCAGCTGAAACTCCAGGATGAATTCATAacgaaaatcctggaggaattattgaCAAATCTCCTGAGAAACTAcaagaggaattcttgtaggaattccaagaggaattctaggaggaactctAGCAAAAACTTTAGAAAGAATTGCCGTTGCCGTTGTACCATTGTCCTGGAAaaactccagaagaaacttcagcaggaattttcgaagcaactccaggtggaattcctgaaagaactctcGAAgtgatttctggaggagctctgatgtaatgaatttccggaaaaactccAGGAGAAAAGTTCTGGAGGATCTTTGGAAGGATTAACTGGTAGATCTTCAGtatgagttcctccaggaattcctccggaagttcctccacgatttATCCAGGATGTTCCACCAGGGTTTATCCAGGATGTTCCACCAGGGTTTATCCAGgatgttccaccaggaatttctgtaggaacttcccagaggcacatatggaggaatatctggaggaatgtccaaaggaatttcttgacaatcttttaaaaaactcgtggaggaacttatggaagaattcctggaggaacttttgaaggaattttggcgCCTGAGCGGGGGGCTTGTTGAAAATATCTATTACgccaccgccggtaaaatttcaattagcacacaggtctacctggaagtTCCCGAAgagtggtcaattcgatctaaaatcgcccaaatgtactccagtgtacttgttttgcaaaatcatgaagtttgacatgtcgcaagatgggttccaagattgaacggatattgtccacttccccaagggaaccaggccctggaagtacccggagggtggccaattcgatcgaaaatcgcctaaatgtactccagtgtacttgttttgcaaaatcatgaagtttgacatgtcgcaagatgggttccaagattgaacgaaaattggccactaccccaagggaaccaggccctggaagtacccggagggtggtcaattcgattgaaaatcgccgaaatgttctccagtgtacttgttttgcacaATAATGAAGCTTGACATGTCGCAAggtgggttccaagattgaacgaaaattggccactacctcaagggaaccaggccctggaagtacccggagggtggctaattcgattgaaaatcgccgaaatgttcttcagtgtacttgttttgcaaaatcatgaagtttgacatgtcgcaaggtgggttccaagattgaacgaaaattggccactacCCCAAggaaaccaggccctggaagtacccggagggtggccaattcgattgaaaatcgccgaaatgtactccagtgtacttgttttgcaaaatcatgaagcttgacatgtcgcaagatgggttccaagattgaacgaaaagtggccacttccccaaaggaaccaggccctggaagtacccggagggtggccaattccatcgaaaattttcggaatgtactccagtgtacttgttttgcaaaatcatgaagtttgacatgtcgcaaggtgggttccaagattgaacgaaaatttgcCACTTCCCCaaaggaaccaggccctggaagtacccggagggtggccaattctattgaaaatcgccgaaatgtactccagtgtacttgttttgcaaaatcatgaagtttgacatgtctcacgatggatttcgaagccgatctgcaaccatttttttcgggagggaggtaaccccagtactccccggaatatatccgaaaCCATGGTCATTgctcaaaaattgcaatttctcagactataggaattttgtgatcgattccgtAAAATaagggttggggacgtacgtgttaagcggaaattctttcaaatttctttcTTTCAAAAAAATAGTTACACAAAAAACATTCATAGAAAAACCAAAAATcatattcattaaaaaaaaacaagaataaaCTTATCAAACAAATATCCTGATAAGTATAATAATGAGAAGAAGGATGTATAcagaatgttctacaaaaaaattCCTAGCATAATTACCGACCACCCTTTTACTTTTTCAATGGCTGGAACTTCTTTGCAACTAGGATTCTTTGCAactctattagcattttctcagctATTATTTAAAAACTTTTCTATGCTCGCCATTGCATGATTATGTATCTTATATGGCAAGTACAGTGAATACACTTAGCCCAGGGTGTCGATAAtgttttcaacccgaaaacataTGGACTGGATCGAGAATCAAAATCGCCATCTCCGGAATGGCAATCCTAcacttttgctcgcaaggctactggagaccacCGGCCACCGGCCATCTAAATATGACGAAAAACGCCTCATGGATCATTTAATATGAAAGCTGTATAGTGTATATAAAACAGTGAAAACTTCATTACGTTAAGCATAAATAATTATGGTGCTTTAGTTTTCCATAcgatttttaaattcaaatctcatttcaatttatttcacttattttaataTATTTCACTTAAAACAAAGAAGAAATTATTCGTCACAGTAAATATCAATTAGCCCATTCACGCGAGCAGTAAACTCGACTTCGAGATCCCTCGCAACTTTCATTGGAAGCATGGACATACGACGTCCTAGATAGCAACAGAAGTCCTTGTGCCGGTTTGTTTGTTCACTTTGGATCGACGACGCAACATCACCAACTATATCCATGATCTTGTGCATCTTGTTGTCCAGTGCCAATTCCTTCCGCTTTCTTTTATTCGGTTCGGACACCGATGTTGACGACATTGGTGTGGAATTTTCATTCTCAACATCTTCCAATATCTCTAAGTCCTCATATTCTTGCTCCTCAACGATAAATGAATCCTGCCCATCCCCTTGAGGGCTTGTCAAAGCATCTTGTTGTTGTGTTACAGATGGTTTGTAGTTGCTTGTGGTGCTGGAAATTTAAATAACACATATAAATATTGAAGTAAATAAGTTATCAATCTTGATTGCCTTCGACGCTTACAGTGCTCAGCCAGAAACGACAATTCTTCATGGAACCTCCACGTCGGTTCGTACACTGTAGCAGTGCCAGCACCGGATGCAGTTGTTTCCTCAACTCTACGAAGTTCCTTCATAAACCGATCCCGTAAGTGTCTccacttacttttcacttcgtcGGCTATGTCGATAAAGAAAAAGAAGTAggtaatttgaaaaacattcatTAATTCTCTAATGTGAAAACTTACTAGGTAATTTCACTTCGTTCGCCACATTCAACCAAACGTTGTCTTTGATAAAAACATTCCTGTATGCTTTACTGCTTTTAACATACAGTACTGGATGCTTTTTAATTACGGAAATAAAATGAAACGTAAGAATATCATCTTCCTGAATAttctccatttttctagctTTAAATTCGAAACCCGAAACGTATACGTTTATAAACAATAACAATATTTTGACGTCTACCGCTTTGCCGTTGCGCTAGTTTCCAGATTTGTACTTTTTAGTACAGTGTCATTTTTACCGCAACGCCGTCATTGTGGGCTGCATCATACATTTTCATGTGTTGGAAGTTTGCCGTTGCCGTTCTACCGCATTGCCGTTCACATTGTGTTCGGGCACTAACGCAAGCTTTGATTGCATGCAAGTTACGACGCATAACGTGTCTGCTGCTTTCTGGTATAATAAAAAAGCTCGCATAAAACGCGCACGCTAATAATACTTTACTtagtgattttaaaattaatatcaGAAATTATTCAGCGtttcaacgaatttcccgataatgcatttgattgtttgattggGTTGTTTAAAAATGCAAgagaaaggcacaatcactGCTATTTGGATGCACAGTGTTGGCTCGATTTTGTCACtgcccgattttgtctacccccgattttatcactttTCGACCCGATTCtgtcaccccaaaaatttttgaaaattttagttttcacttttcaccgcctgtagtttattattaattacttctgagtacctgtgaaGGATTCTGTAAGCATTTTCGACAAGATGTAACGAGTACCGGTTCACGCATTTTGCAATTCCAagacataaaatgattcatatttgtgaaatgaactaaaaaattggaaatattttttccgattttgtcacataccctgttttatcactccaaaattcaccagggggtgataaaatcgggatattactgtacatgggtttttaaaaaaatatttaagctcttttagtggaacaTCTTCAACTGACATAATAGGAGTTTAGTACTTCCCATTCAATTTCACCACGTTTTGTAATCTTTGcagatgcgtatttcgacctcaactgtgagaccgtcttcagtgtcatttattatatgtttttgaaaactgGAATGATTGGACAAATTTGTTTCGATGAGTAGAAGAGTAATACACTTCAAGAAGCTCAATGAACTATAGAAAATTTGAAACGCTCTGTGAATATGATGTGCTTCGGTCGAtatgaatttttggaagaatattTGACTTTGTTAacttttgattttcaaaaacaaaataagaATAACATTATATGTAGAAAGATCGATTCGGAGTAGTTTAGAGTTTAGGGATTAACGTTATATTGGTCGAGAATTGCATCGCGCACTTGCCGCGATACTCGACGTTATCTTGTCGCGGAATTCGACGCTGTCGTGCCTCTGAATTTTGCGCAGTTTACAAATAAGGATCATAAATCTCCTGTAAACTGTTGAACAACATATGaatcattcatattttttctttttttcacatTGGTTACTTATCTCTTACATCTGTTTCTTCATCAAATTGTTAAacatattaaatatttatttgatttttccgCAATCCTCGTCgctaatttgttattattattattaatatctttattaatgaggttttcggccctgggccggttctCCTCGTAGAGCGCTAATTTGTTATAACAACTTAGAACACATTCAACAGATATCTATAACTATCACTAACATAACGAGCCCCAAAACTACAGTATGTCATCACATGATTTCTTTTGGTATCTAGATGCCTTGATTCACAAAATGgggaatttccagaaatattaatcatcataaatataatagccctgtttgtcacaatttttttaaaaatattaggTAACACCCTAAGGCAGCAAGGCATTGACAAAAATATGACCATCAGTGatgaaatgagaaaaaacaTTCTTGCATGtgaaataggggaacggttcgccacttcatctcatagctcctatttcaatcccatcaaaaacaaagcaatggaaaggaatttggtttgtttattatttttgtgattttttcagcagtgagcacgcatgttgacaaaaagaagcgacgaatttggtgccgtatttctttgtttagtgatgagatggatatatgtacagtgagatggagatcggaacagttcccctagttgGTTGTTATGCCAGCGCACTTCAAATTCACGGAACGATGCATGCTTCGGTATTGACTCTGATTATATGTGCTCTCATTatatagggccctccttagccgagcggtaagatgcgcggctacaaagcaagaccatgctgtgggtggctgggttcgattcccgatccggtttaggaaattttagggttggaaattttctcgacttcccttggcataaaagtatcatcgtgttagcctcttgatatgcaaatgcaaaaatggtaacttggcttagaaacctcgcaattaataactgtgaatgagcgtaatgaacactaaggtgcgaggcggcaatgtcccagtgggtaATGccagtgaagaagaagaagaagaagatatgtgCTCACAAACTACAAGTTTGACATTATATTACCCGCATTCGCCATATCTGTTAGGAGTCGAAAGATATGCAGAGTGGCTCACAACCGGAGACATCGCCGaacatattttattatattaacACAAGTTAGCTGCTACATGCCAAGACTATTGATTGATCAAAGATAATGCAATCCAGTTTATGAATTTTTGTTTGGAAGTAGGTATTACGAATCAATAATAGTGAAGAAATTGGTCATGCGATAACGTTTTCTCTCTAGCGAGTACGAATTGAACGGATGGGTAAACAACATCTAATCTTGACAATCTCACACGCCGCACGTTTTGTCAACTCAGCAGAAATTAAGTAGAGCTCCTTATCTGTGAAATGCGGCTGTCTAGTTGGCTACTGATATTACTAAGTCGAAGGTGGCGTGTTTGATTTCCGGACAAGGAGATTTTTACGGTTGaaaaatttatattatttatctGGATAGAGATGAACTTCCAATGATCAGAAGgtagcttaattttttttatttagcagAATTCATAACATTTACTTCCGAAATAACATATTACAAATGGAATTAACTCTACTCACTATCTTCACCAGTTTTAATCACTCACTTACGCATGTGTCCTGagggggtataccccgttaggcataagtacgttagacataaggacgttaggcataacggacgttaggcataatgtacgttatgCATaatagacgttaggcataaaatgacccacagaacagcccatgacataaagacggcagaattatgccaaacgtccattatggcCAACGTACAtaatgcctaacgtccgttatgcctaacgtccattatgcctaacgtcactGACCCATCCTGAGCACCcctcccagtcaacacaagaccgtataagacgcgcggctacaaagcaagaccatgctgagggtggctgggttcgattcccggtgccggtctaggtaattttcggattggaaattgtctcgacttccctgggcataaaagtatcatcatgctagcctcatgatatacgaatgcaaaaatggtaacctggctcagaaacctcgcagttaataactgtggaagtgcttaatgaacactaagctgcgagacggctctgtcccagtgcttcccgtgtcaccttaataTCCTGGAATACTGTGGCTGTAATGATCTGCATAAACTAACTTTTTAATTATTCGTTATCAAAGGGTCGCTTTCCCTCGCTAATGTGCAACAACGAAAAGTGAGCtgaataaagatttttttccgatGGCTCCAGTCATCACTTGGTGCAATAACAACACATCAACACATTGACAACAAATCGTGCTTACGACAAGTGGTGCCCACCATCTTAAACCACAacaggggtcgtacacttattacgtaagcaatttttctgggtttttcgaccccccccccccattccccgctgtaagattttttttcatacaaacgttttttttatttttaaggagcgtaagatattgaccgaccccccttcccccataagtgcttacgtaatatgtgtacggccccacaCTACTAGTGTACAACACTATCGAAAGGCCTCGCTCGCGGCACACAATACGAACAAGCCTGTATGAGCGTTTCAGGACCGCGCGCGTACTGAAGGATTAATAAGGGGTCGtatactaattacgtaagcactttttcttttttttttttaaacccaCCCCCTCTCCCCCTTGTTAGATTTGTCCCATACaaattatgttttgtttatatggagagtaagaaaatgacaaaccCCCCCtgcccccataagtgcttacgtaaaaAGTGTACGGCTCCTAAGAATGTTACATATTTGATTGAGAAATTTTAAACAGGTTTCCAATTATGCCACGCAACGCCTCTGGCATTACattacagatttcacgttaaagTCGATCGAAATTTGGTGCGCTGACTAACTTGATTGGATCTCCATATATCTCGTAAACTTGCCGAAGCCGAGCCTTCGTGATCCGTGCTCCTATGTGAATCTTGGTTCCACCGTCCGCCGCTAACTGGTTCTCGGAATTTGTTCATCTGCTTCAGGATGATACGGAGTGTGACAATATGGTACACACATGGTCTTCCGGGGTGGTATCCTGTCTACTGCCGTCGAAGAGTCGTGTCTACTTGCTCCTGTATCCGGTTTAGGATAACTTTACACATAATTTTGAGAACAATGCACAGTAACATGATGCCAACGAATTGACGCACACAGTCAGATCCTCCTTTTTGGGATTAGACCTTCACTAAGACGCCCTGCATCCAATCGGCTGGCCTACACACTTAATTGATTAGTCGATGTTCGGTACTTTTTAAGCTGAAATGGTCGTCAAAACTATTCAATTACAGTACGTTCGGCTACTTTATGCTGATTATAACGAAATCAGCAACGTAAACTATCCAAAAAAGCATTCCCCAATCAAATACTGCTTTTTGCTAATTATAATACTGATTAGATCGGTAAACATGAAAATTCCCCTGCTGTCAGTTTTTCGGTAGTACCTATCTATTACTGATCGATAATCAAACTAATTTTACTGTACGGTCTTCATTTTATTGCTGAATTTTTGCGGCTCATGTAAAGATGTTACATCTGTTTCTCACTCTCACTCTCACTTTCTTATTGTACTCATTGTACTTGCTAAAA comes from Armigeres subalbatus isolate Guangzhou_Male chromosome 2, GZ_Asu_2, whole genome shotgun sequence and encodes:
- the LOC134209915 gene encoding uncharacterized protein LOC134209915, whose amino-acid sequence is MENIQEDDILTFHFISVIKKHPVLYVKSSKAYRNVFIKDNVWLNVANEVKLPTDEVKSKWRHLRDRFMKELRRVEETTASGAGTATVYEPTWRFHEELSFLAEHCKRRSTTSNYKPSVTQQQDALTSPQGDGQDSFIVEEQEYEDLEILEDVENENSTPMSSTSVSEPNKRKRKELALDNKMHKIMDIVGDVASSIQSEQTNRHKDFCCYLGRRMSMLPMKVARDLEVEFTARVNGLIDIYCDE